ATTTGCAGTGTATTAGAAGGCTCTTCCGAGAGCACACGGCGATCTCCAGAGGCTCCTACTTTGGGTGTAACGATATCAGGAAGCGGCAAAGGGACATCCCTTACTTGGAGAAAATGGTCCTTTAAAAGTTCCTTTGCTGATAATCTTTGATCTGCCGGAACCAAACACTTTTCTATGAACTGTTTCACTTCTCGATCTTTCACCTTAGAGAGGGCAGCAGGCTTTATTCCCTGTAAGAACATTCATAAAACTGTTCACCAGATTCTGGttttataaaacaaaataagcaaAGTAAAATAAGATCTATTATTGAGAAACTTACAGATGTAACCTTCTTATAGATCTGAGCCGAGTTTTTACATTCACTGTAAGGATATTCAAATGTTACCATTTCTAGCACGCACATCCCAAAGGAGTAAATATCAACTAATTCATTGTAATTTTCCTCGTATAGCTCAGGTGCCATAAACTCAGGAGTACCTATGAACCCAACTTTCACAGATTAAttcaattttcttaaaaaataggACATAAAATAAATCACATATCTCACAAAGGTTTACATAGCAAAAGTAACAGTTGACATAATAGTGGGTAACATTTACAATTTCTAAAAACCTGAAACatcatttttatgaaaataccaacattacaaaaaatatattatacatttgaaaataaatatcatAAGGCCACTATCTAGAGGTTCTATTGCCTTGTATTGTTACAAGACAGCGATTACTCTATAGGTGATGATAGAGTTGAGAAATGAATTATCTATTTGCCCTACCAGAACCATCAACAAATGTAAAACAGCTGAGACCAATATTGGCAATGCACCAAAAACAACAGTTTATTCAGACAAATTTATTTGCCTAAGattaaaaatacaaataatTCCATTGTTAGCAGGAGAGGGAGTGGGGGAATAAACAGGCTAGtgaggaaaaagacaaaaatatacCATGCACACTATGTGCATTTGGCTTCTGCAGGAAAGTTGCCAAACCCAGGTCCCCAATCTTTACCTCCCCATGGTTGCCATTGATAAAGATGTTATCACACTTCAGGTCCCTATGTATTATTGGAGGATCGTGACAGTGGAGATAGTTCAAACCCATCAAAATCTGCCTCGCCCAGCCCTTCACGGCCTTTATGTCAACCTTCTTATGTTTCCTCCGGTATCTAAGCAAAAGGACTACATTAGGACCCACAATACGAATCTCACattaaaacaaaaggaaaaggaaaagattagAAAATAAGCTTACTGCCTCAAGCTACCCGAGGTGAACAGTTCAGTGATTATGTTGACAGTCCTGTTGTGATCATCAATCCATGAATTGTAGAACTTCATTATGTTGTTATGCTTCAAAGATTTCAGTAGATGGACTTCAGAGTAAAGCCTTCCTATGTCTTCTGGTTTCTGTAACACATCTTCAATCCGTACTTGGTTCCAAGCTACTTCAATTCCATCAACCTCATCAAATGCCTTGTAGCTATTATCATAACATATTAAGGAAAGCATGTAAAAAAGTAGGAAGGGAGGAGGTAAAGGCACATAATTCCCTTGCAAGAAGGAAAGGATACACCGTCTTGAAAGCACCTTTCCCCAGTACATCTCTATACTGTTGGAACATAGAATAAATGAATGGCGAACACACTATTAATATACAAATGGgaatccagaaaaaaaaaagaaaaagacaacaACAATGACAAAAGATTCAGTAATTCTACCCGAATATATCGACAAGTTGGATCTGCTTCAACAACGTCAGGGTCAGGAGGCTCTGGAAGACCCGAACTCTCTTCTGCAGCTTCCATATGAATCAAATTCAGAGAATGCAGCCAACGAACTGAATCGCTCAATAGACAAATCACAGCTTAAACGCTGAACAAAATCGAAACTCTAGCAGTGAGTCTCAGCGTTACCAGACGAAAACAGGTTCCATGACAAATCGAAAGTAAGGGAAACGCAACAAGAGGAAATTCATTGCAATAAACAGTCAGGTCCAGGTATTAAGCAGGTTAAGAAAACGACGATTCACAAAACACATAAAACGAACTCAAAGAATAATAATCCCAAAACAGAATCATAACCGAAAATCCTAACTCGCACAAAATATTGAAACATTGAAGCAAGTATTCCCACGTTAAATCAATCGAACAAAATCTACTAAGAATGTAACAAACCCAAACAGAATCGAATCCCAAATCACAGCCATACCTACTGAGACAAGTATTGAAAGCTTAAGAGCAAAGAATAAAAAGGGAGTAAGAGctgttaaaaaaacaaaaaagctgTTCTTTGGTTGCCCTGCCGAGCTCCGGAATCGAAGAGCAGCGaaaagagagaaacagagaagacGAACCCTAACCCCCTCAGTAATGAGTTCAGAAAAAACGGAGACTCGTACAGATGTCCAATGAATCAACCGCAACCTCCTTCGCGTTACAGCAAAGCAGACAACCTCTTCTCTCcgtttctctcctctctccgcTGGAATTTATATGGCAGGTGAGACGTAAAAGTTCGTTTATGGTTAGTATTTAtacctatctctctctctctctccttggtcTAGTGGATAGTAATAATACAATAGATCGTGCGGACTCCGGTTTGGCTCAGGATATGAAAGCCAAGTCACGGTCATTCTTTACCGGTTTGGGTTTTCAAGGCCGGACCGGATCATCTGCTTCCCGCGCTTAGAAGTCATTAAAGGCGTAAATcactcattttttcttttttgggtgaaaaatcccccttcttttttttttttttctgatatgtAAAAATCTTTCCTGTTACTATCTTCCTTCTTTGTGGTTTATTTCTCAAatgagagaataaaaaaaaatcacatttattTCTAgataaagttttcctccacctaCTCCCCTCCAACGTAGGTGAAGGAAAACCCACAACCTGATGTTAATACTCCTCTTATAGGATGAAAGTTAAAAAATGTTCCTATCCTCGTTTATGATCCTTATCACAACCCATTAATATCCACAATGAAGTGGGTGAAGGaaatttatttaagaaaaaaacttCCACACAGTGCCAGAATATAATTTTCCTCTGCAATGGGTGAAGGGAGTTTATTTATGAAAAACTTCCTTACAACACTAGAGTATAATTTTCCTTTGCATTTGGTACATGAAATTTATTTATGAGAAAAAATCTCTACGACACTAGATTATGATTTTCGTCTCACATTATACTTTAGGAAAAAGAACTTTGCTCAAGACTCAAGGAgtgtggtctctctctctctctctctctctctctctctctctctctctctctcctgtggAAAGACGTCATTGCATTTGGATAGATGGATTTGTCGGTGAACCCTTGACCATTGatgaaaaaaatctttttgCTTTATCTTTTATGGTCATGCTCATTTAACGTGCATGGGCGACATTTGATGCTTTAGATTCCACACTATTGTGGATCTTTGGGACATTAGAATCTTCACATTTCacctatgtttggttgtaaggggaattaaaaggaagggaagagaaatttttatacttaaaaaagaaatatatataatcattacccatatgactttaatattaatttcaaatcattccatatttgctTATAAagtttcactttactttgcatccaaaactctttgctataatatgtaaaataaaaattacatgtaaaatatatcattagtaaatatgtttaaaaaaattaagtagtttatacaatatAGGGTAATatttataaacatttctttctaaaatataaaaattttccttcccttccctttcttttcctttcctttaaattcccattacaACCAAATAGAGCCTTCATGGTTAACTATGTGTCTTATTAATTAGGAGAAAATGACTGTCAGGGTGCTGGTTGTGCCCAAAAACAGGGGgagggcaaaatgaccaccccaccccctaTGATAGGTAGAAATGCCTGTCCTTCCCATTGATTCCCACACTGATGTAAGGGCCCATTGATTCCCACACTGATGTAAGGGCCACGCTCCCGAACACATGCAAGAGATGGATGAAAAGTCCAGAGtggagaagaaatcaaaagcgACACCAATGATGTGGGTTTCACTTTCACATCAATGGCAGCTCGAGAGCAGTTCTGCACCTTGCACTCCACGTTAATAAAGGGTCTAACAGAAACCCACTGTCGTAATACTTCGCTTTACAAAGTAAATGGAGAAAGAATATCCGAGTTCCAAATCAACTAGTGACGGATTTTGCTGGAAGCAAGGGCGGGTTTCCTCCATTCTCGTTCAATTCACCAAGCCTGGACTTTACTCCAGGTTCGCCACCTGCACCAAGGCTGAATCAGTCCCCTCAGAATCGAGATCTCAACCTTCAAGGCCTCCAATGTCGTCCACCGCCAATCTTGTAATCAGCCTTCGCCTCCAGCATCAATCCCATCGATGCAAACCCAACCTCCCCAACATCTGCATTTCAGGGGTGCAAGCAAGAATCGGAAGGGAACTGCAAGAGGGGATCGGAGAGGGTTACAAACCGTCAAGAAACAAGAGTGAGAAATGTCTTTCCACatggtgaggagagagagagacatgtgAGTACTGGGTAGGCCACGCTACTGAACAgaattctttttccctaaatatATAGTGAAAGCAATGCTTGGAAGGTCCAGGCAATAGAAACCAGAAAATCCCAAGCAATGACATTTAGGAGTCCTTGAAAGAACTGACACAGGTTAGGACTTGAAACTCCAGGGTTTCCAAGAACAGTAAACATTAGATTTTGGTTGTCTTTGAGGACATTAGCAATTgagatataaatgaaaaacttttctttctacTGCCCATATTATCTCACAAATTGATGATACTTTTTATATACATTAGAATACAACAGGTAGGGTAAGGGGCTGATacccagaaaataaaaatgaacaaagaaatataatttaagaGGAAATGAAAAAAGAGGCATCCCTTCCAGTTGAACAGGGACTACCACCATAGCCTTCAAAACAATCACATTTTTGGATCCAAAATGTCTTAAAGGCAAAGTTCTTTTCTTGCTGCTAAGGTTGAGAAGATGGTGACATGGGTTCCTCAGGTCTACGAGATGACTGACTGGAAACTCCTGACGACCTGTCTGAGCCCCTAACATTATACTTCTCATACACCTTATCACGGTTCTCTGACCACCAAGTCTCAGCTTGGTGTTCTCCAAATCTTCTCCGGCTGCAGATGCATTTTCAGTTTAAAATAAGGGTGACAAAAAAGTCATAAAAGCAAGGAATAggcgcgagagagagagagagtacctaaAGCGAACTCGCTTGAGATCACGAGTTCCATCCCGAAGGGCCACAAGAGTTATATATACACCAGGTTCATATTGTTCAATCCATTCAGCCTCAACTTGATGATCGTTGCCTGGGGCAGGACTCGATGATTTCATACCACTCTCACCATTCTGGAAAGACTCGGATTCCTTGCCACCAGGAGCCTCAGGCCTACTGATATTGGCATATGTCTCGGCATTACCATTTCGAAGTCCCATGTCTGCATGGATATTGATTGTGTTGGAGGCAAGAATACCCTGGTTTTGTACGTAGGCATTAGCTTCATTTGCTCCAGGAAAATTTCTAGCTAAGTAGGTCTGCCCTGGATTGCCATTAACAGTGGCAGAGTCAATTCCATTGGGAGTACTAGCCAATTCAGCACCAGTGGTTGCGTCAGATCTAGATTGAAATCCTCCAAATGTTTCAGGGTGATAAATCCCATTTGTCTCCAAGCCATTAGGTACATAAACTGGCCTCAGGTTTTCAGTCTCAAAGGCACCAGGAGGCAGTCGCTCGGCCATATCCTTGAGCTGGACATCATTTTAAGAGGTTATCAACAAAAACATGGCAAACATTGCGAATTTACACTATCAACAATTACTTTTTCAGTCAACAGTGAGAGAAGACTACATTAGAAGTATCACAAACAAAACGGAACTGGGCAATCAAGTTGTTCAAGGCAATCCAATCCCATGGTCAAGGAAAGTAACCTAAATATTCTTGAAATTGAAGAAAACAAATGTTCATAACTAGACTGTAACCATCTACTTCATGGATCTTAAGGAATAAATGAAGAGATTAGTGATGTGTCATCTACTCATGTCATCATAAATCCCACCCTTCAGATCAGCCAATGTAACTGCTAAACTATCAACCTCAACATGGCATGTAGAAAGTAAACTAAAAGGTCCAATATTAAACAAACCCAGAAAATACATGCACCCAGTACAAAACAATGTCTAGAAACTGGTCGCCAAAGAATCCTGTTCAAGTCAACAAAAAGAAAGAGCATGTCCAAATAGGAAAATTACCTGAGCAGTCAAGGATTTTATAACTTCTTTTGCTGCTTTAGACTTAGCAGATTCTTCTGCGGCCACCGCAAGGGCGTCTTGAGCTTTCTTTGCTGATTTCTTCAGCTCAAATTCTTGAAGTTCACAACGTTGTTTCAGGCTATCGACCTAAACCAGGTCAATGAAACAAATGATAAGTTCAGTATGCCGATGACAACTAACTAAAGGTAAACAAGCAGAGGATCTATTAGTAATattcaattaaaagaaaagaactggAGAATGTACCTGGGTCCGCAGCTTCTGTACTTCTTGGTTCAGGAGttcatttgttttcttcagACTATCTGTGATGCTTTTAGAGAAAGAAAGGCCTGCAGTTGTAGGAACAGGTGTCACAGAACGTGGTGGGCTGGATTTTCTTGAGAATGGTGACACCGCCCTCGAGCTCATTCCAGACTGACCTACAGATGTAAGAACTGGTTTGGGCACTGTGCAGCGTATGTCAACTGCACTTAATAAAGCTAAATCTTTTAGGTTTAACATAGAAGCCGCTTGGGAAGATCGACCAAGAGAGAATGTGTCCGCCTTTTTTCCCTGTTTGGCTGCTTTGCTATCAAGCTGCTTAATCAAATCCAGATTACCAGTGGAGTTGGATAATCTTAAATCAACCTTGTCTAACCTGTCTTTGTTTTCACCCGAAAGTCGGGGTACCACATTTCTCCTGTTATAATTATTACTAGCTTCTGACATTTTGTTCAGTTTAGCATAACAGGAATCACACACACGATAAAGCTTGCCAGGATTAGGCGCCAGAGCTGCTCTAAAAGCTTTTCTAGAGCTACAAGCATGGCAGTGTACAAGCCCACAGTTATAGCAATTGTGCCTCTTTCGGGTAAAACCGAATGCCTGTCTGCATGCCGAGCATTGAGACTGCTCAGCCCCACACACCCATTTGTGAAGACATATTGCTGCGGTGAAAGTTGAACCACATGCAATATATTTAACATGTCTATCCTTTAAAGCTTCTACCAATGTCGGTGTTTTCCGGTCTTCAATGTCCCCATGGCCCAATCTCCCATTAGCACCCTTTCCCCATGTGTAGACCTCATTCCTTGATGTTAGCACTGCAACATGGTATGCACCACAAGCAACCTCTTCAACAGATTCACCTGCAAGCTTATCTTCTACCGGGCAAGGCAGTTTCGCATCAGCATAGGGATTCCCAAGCTGGCCATAAACTGTACTTCCCATGGTAAAAACATGCCCTGATGTAGTCAATCCAACCGTTAGGCTATGGCCACAAGCAAGTTTGTGAAAATTGTAATCAATAAGAGAAGGCACACAGGTGGGTTTCAAACGTGGCTCCTTGTCCCCATGACCAAGACGATTTTTGTCCCCATCGCCCCATGTAAACAATTTACCCGATGAAAAGCTAGCACTAGATTGCGTCACAATAACTTCCACCACGGCAGCAGTATGCCAAACACCACAAGCGACTGCAATTGTCTTCAATCCCATCAGAGATTCTACTTCTCTTGGATATGAAACACTTTCTCTGTTGCCATGGCCCAAGACACCAAAGGTTCCATCACCAAATGTGAACAGCTGACCCATTGATGTTATCAAGGCTGTATGCCAAGGACCACAGGTAACTGAAGCAACCTGGAGTCCGTCCAGAGGACCTGCAACTCTCTTTGGTATCCAGTGACTCAAATCGGTACCATGACCAAGAAGCCCAGCATTATGGGTACCATCTCCCCAAGTATAAAGTTCACCAGCCATGGTAACAGCACAAGTATGGAATTCTCCACAGGCAACAAAATCGACACTGCAGACTGTTAAAGATTCCACCAAACGAGGTTGAATAACATCTTTCCCAACTCCATGGCCTAGCCGGCCACCAGATTCTTCACCCCATGTAAAAACCTCTCCTTGTCTAGTAACGAGTGAGGCATGCCTAACCCCACAGGCGATATGATGAACATCTAAAACTACATTAGACTCTAAAGGCTTGGGGAGAAGCACATCATTTCTTGTGCTCAAAGGAAAAACATTTTTATCTGCACCAACCTTTACAAAGTTATCACATATAACCTCACCCCATATGTACACATCGCCTAAAGCATCGCAGTCATCCTGTGCAGAACCATGACTAGAAGTACTAGGGGCGCTTGAAACACTAACCCGGAAAGCATCTGAACCAGATCCTTTTACTTGCATATTTGTGCGGTCCAATGATACATGTGACCTTTCAGAATGCGCAGAACTTTCTGGCGTGGGATAACTCTTGGCCGAAGAATTTGCCTGGCAACTGACAGAAGCTTCCGGGGAGCTAATATCTCGTGTGAAACTAACAGAACTGTCACTTGGACTATTAGATGTCAAATCCCTGCCATCCTGAAACACGAAGCCACGCATCAGCATGACATGTAAAAAGATAGATACTAGAAATAGACAATATACAAAGCATTAGTGCATAGAACATACAAGCTTTTTTTATAGGCAATTATAGGGGGATTCAACCTTTCTGATGAAAGATGATTTGCCCTTATTCTGACCAGAATTTTTTCcataggtaaaaaaaaaggacttCAACCTCCTAATGAAAgacaatttctctttcttcttcatattcTTATTCAAATAAAATCCATCATGCATATGCCACACAATTTcaataaattattaaataaaaagaaacttgATAGCAAAACAAGGCCACAAAAAACGATTTATCACCACAAATCTGACCTATACAGAGACTGCTAGTaataaaaatacagaaaaagtGGAAAAGGCACCAGCCTTCCACTGCAACACAAATGGTGGCAGACAAGAAAATGAAACGAGGACTACATAATGGGCAAATATGATGTATAATCAGCATGGCCTTTGGGTATCtcatccatagttgtcacagcgccaaggcgaaccaaggcagtggagggttgcctaagcgcttaggcgagaaggcgcacgccttgacgcgaacaaggcgaccaattgttattttttatttttcctattttctaacattatttagtaagctatatataccttgtatcataaaaaatcaagattaagcaacatcaagtcattaaaaatcaacatttagccatattaaatcataaaaaattaacattaagtcacattaagttataaaaaatcaaaatttataaaaatgctctggttctataacaagtttgactggtcaaatgatattatttttacatgagactttttgtatcagttataatataaaaccagcaatccaacaagtctaagattacttaaatctaagttgtaatgacaaagttatgctccagtcaaacttatttttaagtgcgcgaatgctgttaaaatcgcctgaatgaaaataattttatggatatcaaaacaaaaaattattttaccggacttttggtttttagcaatgttttaacatgatagaatttataaaattttcataattgagaaaaactccagcatttaaaagttgaaaatcgcccctataaccaaaatccaatttttcttcttggactggggggttgactttttatccttttggaatttgatttttaaactatttttattggattcaaatagagggtatttgcttatttatgaataatatcttaagtaagcatttacttaaatgatatttggcataaataagtgccaaaacacaaggcggtatgcagtgcaataaggcgactgtcgcctaggcgacgccttgacaactatgatctcaTCAGCCAACCTATTGATAGACCACATCCTCCAAAAGAGTAGAGCTAAAGATCTGGCTCTTTTGATGTGACTTCCACGCAATATATTCCATAACTCAGAATATCGAAGCTCTCAATCTACTTTTTAGTATTTGAGGCAAACATAAGAAACCAAGATAGGGGTGCGCTTGGTCCAATGGTAAGGTACGAATTTTGTGACCTGGTGTTCAAGCGATCAAAacagcctctcaacattcttggggtaaggctgcgtccTCACACATGTGAGCCTCATGCACCAGCTACGCCCTTTTTTTATAAGAAACCAAGATACAGTACCTCCCAGGTCTGTATGTGTCATCTGTGCTTGCACATGTTTGTGAACCTTGCGCACACGTCTTAATACAGGAACAGCAGCAGAAATTTAAAAAGTATGATTTTGTATTGATTTTGGTAGTGAAAACTCTATAGATTGACAGTCTTTTATACTGATCACAGAACTTTAATTGATTGGTCTAGGTGACATTGGGTTCTGACCAGCCTGTTTCTTGAATTTCAAGACAGTGGAACTCCTTTCCTTGGATCTAGGCTTCGCTAAAAAACAGATTGTTACCGTAAATCTCTAAAATTTTGTTCTGCTTCCACCAATGACTCAGGGACCATGAGAAATGGGAAGATTTACAATTATTCTCCTCAGGAACAGTCTCATGGAGACGTTTTCTTCCTAAGAGTGACATGCAGTCCACATGCTAGTCTATTCATCTGCAAGTGTCTGTGTGtctatttgagagagagagagagagagagagagagatctacaaGTCTTGGGATCAGAAGATATTATTATAAACCCTAGCACGGCGTAGCACATGGGATTTGTTTTGCATTTTGAATATCCACCATGGTCCCATTAACAATACTCTTTCAGGAAGTGGGTGCAGTCTTCCTTATCTGCAAGCCAGAAGTTCTTATCAAAAAGACTCTACACCAAAAAGTAACTTGCATCAGTGTGAAGTTCCTTCTGCACTGGTATTGCATCAGTGCCTCCAGGGATTCATGCAAAGACTGCTCACATTCTGAAAGCATGGAAGCCCGTCTTTGTCATTTTACATTTGAAAACTCTGAAGAATGCAgctcccctcccccaccccaaccccaaccccaaccccaaccccaaccccaaaaaaactcacaaaaaaagaaagaatgcaGCATTCTAGCATTTGTGATCCTTTTAAATGTCATATCCTAACAGAACCATAAATTCCTTTCACTAAAAGCCCTTTACATCTAAGAAAAAATCACAAATCCCCATCCAATGGGCACACCCATTTAGAGAATTGCAAATACAAAAGCCCTAAGGTGAAAATTCCATAACCTTATCTGAATACCTTAAATCAAGTCGACAAAACCGAGTCTCATCCAACTAAATAGGGGTTGTTACATGAACCTTGCTTTGCCATTTAGCCTATTTAAAGTCGTATTTGTTGTTAATCCCAACCCCTCCATATCATTTCTCATCATTTTTAATCTACAACTATGACTCCTCTAATGCGTACAAGGTTTTTCAATTGCTTTTTATGAAGCCATCTGCCAACCAACCCTCCTTTACCTAGTTGGGCATTAGGACCTGCAATACAAAAGCACTTCAGACTCTGATTTTTCCCCTATTTATGaaatatctaaatctaatgccATAACAAAGTACACTAACTCACCCATATTGACCAATAAAAGACCCACATCCAGAGTCTCTGAAAAGTCTAAGGTGATCCCTAcatttttatcataaaaaatatttatgaatcCTTTACACTGCTCAAATTTATACCCTCTTACTAATAACAAAAGTTTTCTGTTCTTCCCATTTTACTCCCAACTCCTTCCTAAGAATAAGCAACAGAAATTGCTATTagtatttaaagaaaatattaaataacACCAGGAAGAAACACTACCTACCTAAAAAATACCACCTTTACATGTCTATGCATTTCTCATTTGCATCCCTCTCTGTCTGAGATAATGTATCGAATTCTGTC
This genomic stretch from Macadamia integrifolia cultivar HAES 741 chromosome 2, SCU_Mint_v3, whole genome shotgun sequence harbors:
- the LOC122089663 gene encoding PH, RCC1 and FYVE domains-containing protein 1-like: MADPVSYGNAERDVEQALIALKKGAQLLKYGRKGKPKFCPFRLSNDESSLIWLSSGGERTLKLASVSKIIPGQRTSVFQRYLRPDKDYLSFSLIYNNGKRSLDLICKDKAEVDLWITGLKALISSGQCGRSKIDGWSDEGLYFDDGRDLTSNSPSDSSVSFTRDISSPEASVSCQANSSAKSYPTPESSAHSERSHVSLDRTNMQVKGSGSDAFRVSVSSAPSTSSHGSAQDDCDALGDVYIWGEVICDNFVKVGADKNVFPLSTRNDVLLPKPLESNVVLDVHHIACGVRHASLVTRQGEVFTWGEESGGRLGHGVGKDVIQPRLVESLTVCSVDFVACGEFHTCAVTMAGELYTWGDGTHNAGLLGHGTDLSHWIPKRVAGPLDGLQVASVTCGPWHTALITSMGQLFTFGDGTFGVLGHGNRESVSYPREVESLMGLKTIAVACGVWHTAAVVEVIVTQSSASFSSGKLFTWGDGDKNRLGHGDKEPRLKPTCVPSLIDYNFHKLACGHSLTVGLTTSGHVFTMGSTVYGQLGNPYADAKLPCPVEDKLAGESVEEVACGAYHVAVLTSRNEVYTWGKGANGRLGHGDIEDRKTPTLVEALKDRHVKYIACGSTFTAAICLHKWVCGAEQSQCSACRQAFGFTRKRHNCYNCGLVHCHACSSRKAFRAALAPNPGKLYRVCDSCYAKLNKMSEASNNYNRRNVVPRLSGENKDRLDKVDLRLSNSTGNLDLIKQLDSKAAKQGKKADTFSLGRSSQAASMLNLKDLALLSAVDIRCTVPKPVLTSVGQSGMSSRAVSPFSRKSSPPRSVTPVPTTAGLSFSKSITDSLKKTNELLNQEVQKLRTQVDSLKQRCELQEFELKKSAKKAQDALAVAAEESAKSKAAKEVIKSLTAQLKDMAERLPPGAFETENLRPVYVPNGLETNGIYHPETFGGFQSRSDATTGAELASTPNGIDSATVNGNPGQTYLARNFPGANEANAYVQNQGILASNTINIHADMGLRNGNAETYANISRPEAPGGKESESFQNGESGMKSSSPAPGNDHQVEAEWIEQYEPGVYITLVALRDGTRDLKRVRFSRRRFGEHQAETWWSENRDKVYEKYNVRGSDRSSGVSSQSSRRPEEPMSPSSQP